A genomic window from bacterium includes:
- a CDS encoding hydantoinase/oxoprolinase family protein, whose product MSISTSKKRLVAAIDIGGTFTDIVIYNPASGKTAVGKYLTTPSDPSISALAGLRTLLEEEGLRFRDLGQAIHATTLATNAIIERKGARTGLLTTKGFQDILLMGRESRYDIYDLIPDYPEPLVPGPLRRELTERISANGTVLQPLSTQEVKVTIQELVDKGAESIAVCLLHSYLNPEHEESVGQAIAESFPQISVSLSANACPEIREYERTSTTVANAYIQPIVARYLADLETNLENVSLNIMLSNGGICTAKAAEKNPIRMFESGPAAGALAAAYFGQLSGVGDLIAFDMGGTTAKACLIEHGIPLITFQFEIARRNRLKKGSGLPIQVPCIDLIEAGAGGGSIARIDQLGLLKVGPDSQGASPGPACYGLGGEEPTVTDANVLLGYIDPQFFLGGEMEIFPEAASEVIRRKIAEPLKIEEVQAAWGIHELVNETMASSTRIQLSERGKDPRNYALVSTGGAGPVHAFRLARKVGLKKIICPPGAGLASSLGLLTVPYKVDTVDSYVSSLEDVDLNKLNALLIEREKSCHAILKAAGIRERDIQVQRMADISFRGQGYPITIPIPTGKLTSGHLAIIEKNYREHYANVHGRAIHDVPLRVYSWRIFSQGPDPKVSFRFSNLSKRSGRNPLKGTRRIYLPETKGFRKVNVYDRYLLRPGQKFKGPALVEESVTTAVIGPRSSFYVDKSQNLIIDL is encoded by the coding sequence ATGAGTATCTCCACTTCTAAGAAACGGCTGGTTGCGGCCATCGACATCGGCGGAACCTTCACCGACATCGTCATTTATAATCCCGCCTCGGGGAAAACCGCGGTCGGAAAATATCTGACCACCCCGAGCGATCCCTCCATCAGCGCGCTGGCCGGTTTGCGCACCCTTCTCGAGGAGGAGGGACTCCGCTTCCGGGATCTGGGCCAGGCGATTCACGCCACCACCCTCGCAACGAACGCCATCATCGAGCGAAAGGGTGCCCGGACCGGCCTGCTGACGACCAAAGGCTTCCAGGACATCCTGCTGATGGGCCGGGAGTCGCGCTACGACATCTACGACCTGATACCCGACTATCCCGAGCCGCTGGTCCCCGGCCCTCTCCGGCGTGAGCTGACCGAGCGCATCTCGGCGAACGGCACCGTCCTCCAGCCCCTCAGCACCCAGGAAGTGAAGGTCACCATTCAGGAGCTGGTGGACAAGGGTGCCGAATCCATCGCGGTCTGCCTTCTTCATTCCTACCTGAACCCGGAACACGAAGAAAGCGTGGGACAGGCCATCGCCGAATCTTTCCCGCAGATCAGCGTCAGCCTCTCGGCCAACGCCTGCCCGGAGATCCGCGAGTACGAGCGGACCTCTACCACCGTCGCGAACGCCTACATCCAGCCCATCGTCGCGCGCTACCTCGCAGATCTGGAAACCAATCTCGAGAACGTCTCCCTCAACATCATGCTTTCCAACGGCGGAATCTGCACCGCCAAGGCGGCGGAAAAAAACCCGATCCGCATGTTCGAATCCGGCCCCGCCGCCGGCGCCCTGGCGGCCGCCTATTTCGGCCAGCTCAGCGGCGTGGGCGATCTGATTGCCTTCGACATGGGCGGCACCACGGCCAAGGCCTGCCTCATCGAACACGGCATACCGCTCATCACCTTTCAGTTCGAGATCGCCCGCCGGAACCGCCTGAAGAAAGGCAGCGGCCTTCCCATCCAGGTGCCGTGCATCGATCTCATTGAGGCCGGCGCGGGGGGCGGAAGCATCGCCCGGATCGATCAGTTGGGTCTCCTCAAGGTCGGCCCCGACAGCCAGGGGGCATCACCCGGGCCGGCCTGCTACGGTCTGGGCGGCGAGGAGCCGACCGTAACGGACGCCAACGTCCTTCTCGGCTACATCGATCCGCAGTTCTTCCTGGGCGGTGAGATGGAAATCTTCCCCGAGGCGGCCTCTGAAGTCATCCGCCGGAAAATCGCGGAGCCCCTGAAAATCGAAGAAGTGCAGGCGGCATGGGGCATTCACGAGTTGGTGAACGAAACCATGGCCTCCTCCACCCGGATCCAGCTCTCCGAGCGTGGCAAGGACCCGCGGAACTACGCCCTGGTTTCGACCGGCGGCGCGGGACCCGTGCACGCCTTCCGGCTGGCGCGCAAGGTGGGCCTCAAAAAGATCATCTGCCCGCCTGGGGCGGGCCTGGCCTCCAGCCTGGGCCTGCTCACCGTGCCCTACAAGGTGGACACGGTGGACAGCTACGTTTCGTCGCTGGAGGACGTGGATCTCAACAAGCTCAACGCGCTGCTGATTGAGCGGGAGAAAAGCTGCCACGCCATTCTCAAGGCCGCCGGGATCCGCGAGCGGGACATTCAAGTCCAACGGATGGCGGACATCAGCTTCCGCGGGCAGGGCTATCCCATCACCATTCCGATCCCCACGGGCAAGCTGACCTCCGGCCATCTCGCGATCATCGAGAAAAACTACCGGGAGCATTACGCCAATGTTCACGGAAGGGCGATTCACGATGTGCCGCTCCGCGTCTACAGCTGGCGGATTTTCAGCCAGGGCCCCGATCCCAAGGTCAGCTTCAGGTTTTCGAACCTCTCAAAGAGAAGCGGCCGGAACCCTCTCAAGGGAACCCGGCGAATCTACCTTCCCGAAACCAAGGGATTCCGGAAGGTGAACGTTTACGACAGGTATCTGCTGCGGCCCGGCCAAAAATTCAAGGGGCCGGCCCTTGTGGAGGAGAGCGTCACCACCGCCGTTATCGGCCCGCGCTCCTCCTTCTACGTCGACAAAAGCCAGAACCTGATCATCGATCTATAG